A single window of Archangium gephyra DNA harbors:
- a CDS encoding O-acetyl-ADP-ribose deacetylase encodes MTQNPTDDRLVLTQGNLTQVAADAIVNAANTSLLGGGGVDGAIHRAAGPGLLAECRTLHGCPTGEARITGGYHLPARHVIHTVGPVWQGGHRGERGTLARCYHSVFELVERHGLRSVAFPSISTGAYRFPISEAAPIALREMRAALARLPQLERVTVVLFSAADLDVYRQALATAGVPTP; translated from the coding sequence GTGACCCAGAACCCCACGGATGACCGGTTGGTGCTCACCCAGGGCAACCTCACCCAGGTGGCCGCGGACGCCATCGTCAACGCCGCCAACACCTCGCTGCTCGGGGGTGGAGGCGTGGACGGCGCCATCCACCGCGCCGCCGGGCCCGGCCTGCTCGCCGAGTGCCGCACCCTCCACGGCTGCCCCACCGGCGAGGCCCGCATCACCGGTGGCTACCACCTGCCCGCCCGCCACGTCATCCACACCGTGGGCCCCGTCTGGCAGGGCGGCCACAGGGGCGAGCGGGGGACGCTCGCGCGCTGCTACCACTCCGTCTTCGAGCTCGTCGAGCGCCACGGCCTGCGCTCCGTGGCCTTCCCCTCCATCTCCACCGGCGCCTACCGCTTCCCCATCTCCGAGGCCGCGCCCATCGCCCTGCGCGAGATGCGCGCCGCCCTCGCGCGTCTGCCCCAGCTCGAGCGGGTGACGGTGGTGCTCTTCAGCGCCGCGGATCTCGACGTGTACCGCCAGGCCCTCGCCACGGCCGGAGTCCCCACTCCCTGA